A stretch of Synechococcus sp. WH 8020 DNA encodes these proteins:
- a CDS encoding TIGR04168 family protein, giving the protein MRLAIAGDLHGDWTFDDEQLLDQLKPDAVLFVGDLSDGDLRLVKAITRLNRPCAVILGNHDRGRDRSGEKLRQQLLMLGELDCSWRMRNWSSPPVAIIGCRPCSSGGGFHLSEAVRSVFGPVTEEESANRIVQAASGAPETWPLVLLAHSGPIGLGSDASSICGRDWKHPHIDWGDRDLAIAVEAMRRHRAADLVVFGHMHHCLRGGKGERLTFHRDRYGTAYVNAACVPRSGSDESGQTLIHFTWVEFEGRHLSLVSHRWFHLDGTLAYEQTLLRQPRESFSAC; this is encoded by the coding sequence TTGCGCCTCGCCATTGCCGGCGACCTCCACGGTGATTGGACCTTTGACGACGAGCAGTTGCTCGATCAGCTGAAGCCTGATGCCGTGTTGTTTGTGGGCGACCTCAGTGACGGTGATCTTCGCTTAGTCAAGGCAATCACCCGCCTGAACCGTCCCTGCGCTGTGATTCTGGGTAATCACGATCGCGGAAGGGATCGCAGTGGTGAGAAGCTCAGACAGCAGCTTCTAATGCTGGGAGAGCTTGATTGCTCGTGGAGGATGCGCAATTGGTCCTCTCCGCCCGTTGCGATTATTGGCTGCCGTCCCTGCAGTTCAGGAGGAGGTTTCCACCTATCTGAAGCTGTTCGCAGTGTTTTTGGTCCAGTCACCGAAGAGGAGTCGGCCAACCGGATCGTTCAAGCCGCCTCTGGCGCCCCCGAAACCTGGCCACTTGTTCTTTTAGCCCACAGTGGTCCGATTGGTCTCGGATCCGATGCGTCGAGCATCTGTGGTCGTGATTGGAAACATCCTCACATCGACTGGGGGGATCGAGACCTTGCAATCGCTGTAGAGGCCATGCGCCGTCACCGAGCTGCTGATCTCGTGGTCTTTGGTCATATGCATCACTGCCTTAGAGGAGGCAAGGGAGAACGCCTGACATTCCATCGCGATCGATATGGCACTGCTTATGTCAATGCGGCTTGCGTTCCACGCTCTGGATCAGATGAGTCTGGACAGACTTTGATTCACTTCACCTGGGTGGAATTTGAGGGGCGTCATCTCAGTCTTGTCAGCCATCGCTGGTTTCATCTGGATGGAACGCTTGCCTATGAACAAACGTTGTTGCGGCAACCAAGAGAAAGCTTTTCTGCATGCTGA
- the aroB gene encoding 3-dehydroquinate synthase, with the protein MIQTQPSATASADERRLSVALERDPYDVVISAGGIDYLGNELRRLGIREHTKILVVSNVDVATPYGSRCLTSLEQAGFQATLLTIPAGEEQKTLTTFSTILDAAKDEGLERQSLMLALGGGIVGDMTGFAAACWLRGIGVIQVPTTLLAMVDAAIGGKTGVNHPGGKNLIGAFHQPRLVMIDPDTLQTLPTREFRAGLAEVIKYGVIGDSELFELLERSVSFDNPLSISTELLATMLERSAQAKALVVAADEKEGGQRAILNYGHTFGHVVETLTGYGTWLHGEAVAIGMVAVAALAVQRGVMAQTDAERQTRLIQSAGLPSQWPDLDPDCVLKTLQGDKKVRDGRLRFVLPSSIGVVSIVDDVSHEEIRACLAALR; encoded by the coding sequence ATGATCCAAACCCAACCGAGCGCAACAGCATCGGCAGATGAAAGACGTCTCAGCGTTGCACTCGAACGCGATCCCTATGACGTCGTGATCTCGGCCGGTGGGATCGACTATCTCGGCAATGAATTGCGACGACTCGGGATTCGCGAACACACAAAAATTTTGGTGGTTAGCAATGTTGATGTTGCGACTCCCTATGGAAGCCGTTGTCTGACCAGCCTCGAACAGGCGGGATTTCAGGCCACCTTGCTCACGATCCCCGCGGGTGAAGAACAGAAGACCTTGACCACCTTCAGCACGATCCTTGATGCTGCCAAAGACGAAGGATTAGAGCGCCAGTCACTCATGCTCGCTTTAGGCGGTGGGATTGTGGGTGACATGACAGGTTTTGCAGCGGCATGCTGGCTGCGAGGAATCGGTGTCATCCAAGTGCCTACAACGTTGTTGGCCATGGTTGATGCCGCGATTGGCGGAAAAACTGGAGTGAATCATCCAGGCGGGAAAAATCTGATCGGCGCCTTCCATCAGCCTCGGCTGGTCATGATTGATCCAGATACGCTTCAAACCCTTCCTACGCGGGAATTTAGGGCTGGTCTCGCTGAGGTGATCAAATACGGCGTCATCGGAGATTCAGAGCTGTTCGAATTGCTCGAACGATCCGTCAGCTTTGACAACCCTCTTTCGATTTCTACAGAGCTGCTGGCAACGATGCTCGAACGTTCTGCACAAGCCAAAGCACTTGTTGTTGCTGCGGATGAAAAAGAAGGTGGTCAAAGGGCCATCCTGAATTATGGCCATACGTTTGGTCATGTGGTCGAGACGCTGACCGGATACGGCACCTGGCTCCATGGCGAAGCCGTGGCGATTGGGATGGTGGCGGTGGCAGCACTCGCCGTGCAACGAGGTGTGATGGCTCAAACCGACGCGGAGCGACAAACACGTTTGATCCAAAGCGCTGGATTACCCAGCCAATGGCCTGATCTGGATCCAGATTGTGTCTTAAAGACGCTTCAAGGCGACAAAAAAGTCCGTGATGGTCGTCTTCGCTTTGTCTTGCCGTCAAGCATCGGTGTTGTGTCGATCGTGGACGACGTTAGTCATGAAGAAATCAGAGCCTGCTTGGCTGCGTTGCGTTGA
- a CDS encoding class I SAM-dependent methyltransferase, translating into MTGPAAPCPLWLQQRFVQSGGSVPFSQFMAWALHDPEHGSYGSGQLKIGKGGDFVTSATLGPDFSALMGCQLVQWLRALAQKHPSETLSIVEVGPGEAELSCDLIDHLAEHLPDLMHRLELVLVEINPGMEQRQRNRLEQHQDSQHTQPLFPKRWTSMSDLKTRPVIGVLIAHELLDAFPVERLELIDGQLRRQTVQLHQKQTGGADLHWGTEPIPHALQERMNSTLSATQISLPPPDAKDGWTTEWHDECTSWFAEASEALIEGHLLVVDYALEANRYYSARRSDGTLIAYRNQRASNSVLMDAGEQDLTAHLCLETMVHQATTNGWCLEGQRRQGEALLALGLAERFSSLQQLPGNQLSEVLQRREALLRLVDPSCLGEFRWLSFLRFNPLVPSNTPGERSQFLQEPSGLNATQPSRL; encoded by the coding sequence ATGACAGGCCCTGCTGCGCCCTGCCCTTTATGGCTTCAACAGCGTTTTGTTCAATCAGGCGGTTCAGTTCCCTTCTCCCAGTTCATGGCCTGGGCGCTTCATGACCCTGAGCACGGGTCCTATGGAAGTGGCCAACTGAAGATTGGCAAGGGTGGTGATTTTGTGACGTCAGCAACTCTGGGGCCTGATTTTTCAGCCTTAATGGGTTGTCAACTCGTCCAGTGGTTGCGTGCTCTCGCTCAGAAGCACCCATCGGAAACCCTCTCCATTGTTGAAGTTGGGCCTGGAGAAGCGGAGTTGAGTTGTGATCTCATCGATCATTTGGCCGAACATCTTCCTGACCTGATGCATCGGCTTGAGCTGGTGTTAGTTGAAATCAATCCTGGGATGGAACAGCGTCAACGCAATCGTCTGGAGCAGCACCAGGATTCACAACACACTCAACCACTCTTTCCGAAACGCTGGACTTCCATGTCAGATCTCAAGACAAGGCCGGTGATTGGTGTCTTGATTGCTCATGAGCTCCTCGATGCTTTTCCGGTGGAACGCCTGGAATTGATCGACGGCCAACTTCGTCGTCAGACCGTTCAATTGCATCAAAAACAAACTGGCGGTGCAGATCTGCATTGGGGAACTGAACCCATTCCTCACGCGCTTCAGGAGCGCATGAATTCAACACTGTCAGCAACGCAAATCAGCTTGCCTCCACCAGACGCGAAGGATGGTTGGACAACGGAATGGCATGACGAATGCACCAGTTGGTTTGCTGAAGCCTCTGAGGCGTTAATCGAGGGCCATCTCCTTGTTGTCGACTATGCCCTAGAGGCTAATCGCTATTACTCCGCTCGACGCAGCGATGGGACTCTGATCGCCTATCGAAACCAAAGGGCCAGTAACAGTGTCTTGATGGATGCAGGAGAGCAAGACCTCACGGCTCATCTTTGCCTTGAGACGATGGTTCACCAAGCCACAACCAATGGGTGGTGCCTGGAGGGGCAGCGCCGCCAGGGTGAGGCTTTACTCGCCTTAGGCCTTGCTGAGCGTTTCAGCAGTCTTCAACAACTTCCTGGCAACCAACTCTCTGAGGTGCTTCAACGTCGTGAAGCACTCCTGCGTCTCGTCGACCCTTCCTGCCTTGGGGAGTTTCGATGGCTGTCGTTCCTGCGATTCAATCCGTTGGTTCCCAGCAACACACCGGGTGAGCGAAGTCAATTCCTTCAAGAACCATCAGGCCTCAACGCAACGCAGCCAAGCAGGCTCTGA
- a CDS encoding TPM domain-containing protein, with protein sequence MGTQPRFTRFLFPLFSLFLLLLVASPVKAIDNPELLPDHPTPVIDLARAFSDNQLKELETSLDAFEERSGWKVRVLTQYEKTPGLAIKEFWGLDERSLLIVGDPRGGNLLNFNVGDAFFALMPRTWWVELQTRYGNQYYVRDNGEDGSILATVGAVELCLDRGGCQFVPGLPKEQWLLTLATSVLGGLIAGFAAYPRQQGERIAWAWVLLLSPLWVMLFGVFGIAPVVTRTSDLLPLIRNGMGFIGGMVGAYLIAQATVGRKLAEESEK encoded by the coding sequence ATGGGAACACAACCGCGCTTCACACGATTCTTGTTCCCACTCTTCAGCTTATTTCTGTTGCTCCTGGTCGCAAGTCCCGTCAAGGCGATCGACAACCCAGAGCTGCTTCCGGACCATCCGACGCCTGTGATCGATCTGGCTCGAGCCTTCAGTGACAATCAGCTCAAAGAGCTTGAAACATCACTGGATGCTTTTGAAGAACGCAGCGGATGGAAAGTTCGAGTTCTCACCCAATATGAAAAGACACCTGGACTTGCCATCAAAGAGTTTTGGGGCCTCGATGAACGAAGCTTGTTAATTGTCGGAGATCCCCGCGGCGGCAACCTGCTCAATTTCAACGTGGGCGATGCATTCTTTGCCTTGATGCCACGCACCTGGTGGGTGGAACTTCAAACCCGTTATGGGAATCAGTATTACGTCAGAGACAATGGCGAGGACGGTTCAATCCTGGCAACGGTCGGAGCGGTAGAGCTTTGTCTTGATCGGGGAGGTTGTCAGTTTGTTCCTGGTCTACCAAAGGAACAATGGCTTTTAACTTTGGCCACATCCGTACTTGGTGGGTTAATTGCGGGTTTTGCCGCTTATCCGCGTCAACAAGGTGAACGGATCGCCTGGGCTTGGGTGCTTTTGCTGTCTCCCCTATGGGTGATGTTGTTTGGTGTGTTTGGGATTGCACCCGTGGTCACACGCACAAGTGATCTCTTGCCGCTGATTCGAAACGGCATGGGTTTCATTGGAGGGATGGTGGGCGCATATTTGATCGCCCAAGCAACAGTAGGAAGGAAATTGGCTGAAGAGTCAGAAAAGTAA
- a CDS encoding glycoside hydrolase family 24 protein, whose translation MSSLAKTVCRFLPAALAGFAPVLVSSQAAQASVASLPTLQVSRSGLITSHEESQASALPYIITPERRALLNTIRFAEGTWKNGHDVGYRVMFGGSLMRSMDRHPDRVIYSSRYASAAAGAYQFMPFTWDLVKRSLGVRGFGPEVQDQGALFLVQRRKALRLTDVGVMTPQLAAKLAPEWASFPTLRGRSYYGQPVKRFANLKSFYNVNLSQLRQIRDQRQQALSEESGSTGIKAPICTGPTILCGMP comes from the coding sequence ATGTCCTCTCTTGCGAAAACTGTCTGTCGGTTCCTTCCAGCAGCTCTTGCAGGTTTTGCTCCTGTTTTAGTTTCTTCTCAGGCTGCTCAAGCTTCCGTTGCTTCGCTTCCAACGCTGCAAGTTTCCCGCTCTGGTCTGATTACTTCCCATGAAGAGTCCCAAGCGAGTGCCCTTCCATACATCATCACTCCAGAGCGTCGCGCGCTTCTCAATACCATTCGCTTCGCCGAGGGAACTTGGAAAAACGGTCATGATGTTGGCTACCGCGTGATGTTTGGCGGAAGTTTGATGCGCTCGATGGATCGCCATCCCGATCGCGTGATTTACTCCTCCCGTTATGCGAGTGCGGCGGCTGGTGCTTACCAGTTCATGCCTTTCACCTGGGATCTAGTGAAGCGCAGTTTGGGGGTTAGGGGTTTTGGACCTGAAGTCCAAGATCAAGGTGCTCTGTTCTTAGTCCAAAGGCGAAAAGCCTTAAGGCTCACCGATGTGGGTGTGATGACACCTCAGCTTGCGGCGAAGCTTGCGCCGGAGTGGGCTTCCTTTCCCACTCTTCGTGGACGCAGCTACTACGGACAACCCGTGAAGCGTTTTGCCAATCTTAAGTCGTTTTACAACGTCAATTTGAGTCAGCTACGTCAGATTAGAGATCAGCGTCAGCAAGCGCTGAGTGAAGAGTCGGGCAGCACAGGAATTAAAGCTCCCATTTGTACCGGTCCAACGATTCTTTGTGGAATGCCCTGA
- the nadA gene encoding quinolinate synthase NadA, producing the protein MKTTPDDLVRAINQLRRERNAVVLAHYYQEPEIQDIADFIGDSLELSRKAASTDADVIVFCGVHFMAETAKILSPEKIVLLPDNEAGCSLADDCPADEFKTFRANHPEHFVVSYINCTAAVKAQSDLICTSSNAVDLVNQLPSDQPILFAPDQNLGRWVQQQSGRDLTLWPGRCIVHETFSEEALLKLKLKYPDAEVIAHPECMENLLDLADFIGSTSKLLLHAQTSQASTYIVLTEPGILHQMQKLVPNKTFIDVPGIDGCSCNTCPYMRMNTLEKLWHCLETLEPRIEMNEEIRVKALEPIQRMLEMSK; encoded by the coding sequence ATGAAAACAACTCCCGATGATCTCGTCAGGGCAATCAACCAGCTTCGAAGAGAACGCAACGCAGTCGTATTGGCTCACTATTACCAGGAACCTGAAATACAAGACATCGCTGATTTCATTGGAGACTCCTTAGAGCTGTCCCGCAAAGCTGCGAGTACAGATGCGGATGTGATTGTTTTTTGTGGTGTTCATTTCATGGCCGAGACGGCAAAAATTTTAAGCCCAGAAAAAATTGTTCTGTTACCTGATAACGAAGCAGGTTGTTCACTCGCCGATGATTGCCCGGCCGATGAATTCAAAACTTTCAGGGCCAATCATCCCGAACATTTTGTTGTCAGCTATATCAACTGTACCGCTGCAGTTAAGGCTCAAAGTGACTTAATCTGCACAAGTAGTAATGCAGTAGATTTGGTCAATCAACTCCCCTCTGATCAACCAATTCTATTTGCACCAGATCAAAATCTTGGACGATGGGTACAGCAACAAAGCGGACGCGATCTAACACTATGGCCAGGACGCTGCATCGTGCATGAAACGTTTAGCGAGGAAGCATTATTAAAACTGAAGCTGAAATACCCAGACGCGGAGGTGATCGCCCATCCCGAATGCATGGAAAACCTTCTAGATCTAGCTGACTTCATAGGCTCAACAAGCAAACTTCTATTGCACGCACAAACAAGCCAAGCATCGACTTATATCGTACTCACTGAGCCAGGTATATTGCATCAAATGCAAAAATTGGTTCCGAACAAAACGTTCATTGATGTTCCGGGAATTGACGGATGCAGTTGCAATACATGTCCATACATGCGCATGAATACTCTTGAAAAACTTTGGCATTGCCTAGAGACACTAGAGCCAAGAATCGAGATGAACGAAGAGATAAGAGTGAAAGCATTGGAGCCAATTCAACGCATGCTTGAAATGAGCAAATAG
- a CDS encoding ligase-associated DNA damage response exonuclease: MSVLHYLNQGLYCPAADAWIDPPCPVKRAIITHAHADHARPGCGEYWACDQSETILRQRLGRDIKIHSINYGEEFRLGQAKLSLHSAGHVLGSAQVRIEVGDEVWLVTGDYKRCHDPSCEPFESVKCDVLITESTFGLPIYRWKSGKQVAREIYEWWRTETEHPSLLFCYAFGKAQRVLAELKSLGIMEEVLLHGAVETITGHYREAGVDMVPTRPVSELERKDPLKGRLIIAPPSAYKSPWMKRFKEPQTAFASGWMAVRGARRRRGYERGFVLSDHADWTGLIMTIKQSEAKKIYITHGQEDVLARYLTEVEGLNAFPLEMLK, encoded by the coding sequence ATGTCAGTTTTGCATTACCTCAACCAAGGTTTGTATTGTCCAGCCGCAGATGCATGGATTGACCCTCCCTGCCCGGTCAAACGTGCGATCATAACCCATGCTCATGCTGATCATGCCAGACCAGGATGTGGAGAATATTGGGCCTGTGATCAGTCCGAAACGATACTAAGGCAAAGACTGGGAAGAGACATCAAAATTCACTCCATAAACTATGGGGAGGAGTTCAGACTTGGGCAGGCAAAACTTTCATTACATAGCGCAGGACATGTTTTAGGAAGTGCTCAGGTACGTATTGAAGTTGGAGATGAGGTATGGCTCGTCACTGGTGATTACAAACGTTGCCATGATCCAAGCTGTGAACCATTTGAATCAGTGAAGTGCGATGTACTCATCACTGAATCAACATTTGGATTGCCGATCTACCGTTGGAAGTCAGGCAAACAAGTAGCGAGAGAGATTTATGAATGGTGGAGGACAGAGACTGAACATCCTTCATTACTCTTCTGCTATGCATTTGGCAAAGCGCAACGAGTACTCGCTGAACTGAAATCGCTAGGCATTATGGAAGAAGTTCTACTGCATGGAGCAGTCGAGACCATAACCGGTCATTATCGAGAGGCAGGAGTGGACATGGTACCTACGAGACCGGTCAGTGAATTAGAACGAAAAGATCCCTTGAAGGGACGTCTCATCATCGCACCACCATCTGCCTATAAATCACCATGGATGAAACGTTTTAAGGAACCACAGACAGCATTCGCATCAGGATGGATGGCAGTTAGAGGAGCCAGAAGAAGACGGGGGTATGAGCGAGGATTTGTACTAAGTGACCATGCAGATTGGACAGGTTTGATAATGACAATCAAACAAAGTGAAGCTAAGAAAATCTACATAACACATGGGCAAGAAGATGTTTTGGCACGATATTTAACAGAAGTAGAAGGTTTAAATGCATTTCCACTCGAAATGCTAAAATAA
- a CDS encoding ATP-dependent DNA ligase: protein MNQASLHEFGGLITAIDRCNKTNTKISLISEFIENIDPRDGCWTLCLLLNQRKQRLITGQKLRRILNECTSIPSWLLDDCFTQVGDSAETLSLLWPQIKPNIQNIEYKFKDATDEIYSTVKITDSLHSWMETVLPLLKSKTDTEQRHSMIELWKNIPDDHHYLVNKLITGGFRIGVSKGLVVKSIAQAYEINESTVIERLMKSEATTQNWFKELVKPRQEEEDDRGAIPYPFYLASPVNLEQLKASPVQDWSLECKWDGIRGQLIRRQSGIFLWSRGEELINISFPEIINLAEQLPYGTVLDGEIICWRDDAKQPMTFASLQKRLGRKSITKLLLQECPVKFVAYDLIEHESKDQRSKPLNERKKILEVIHRNLNHNDLVLGECKSISNWSELEKARDETTEQGAEGLMIKKIDSIYLSGRRKGSWWKYKHDPMTLDVVLIYAQAGTGKRANLFTDYTFALWDEPRTSIRTRKLITFAKAYSGLKNDEIIHLDRWIRKHTIERFGPTRVVEQKQVFEIAFEGVMESKRHKCGLAVRFPRIVRWRVDKKAAEADCLEHAQALCKKD, encoded by the coding sequence ATGAATCAAGCAAGTTTACATGAATTTGGAGGCCTAATCACTGCTATTGATCGATGCAATAAAACCAACACAAAGATCAGCTTAATTTCAGAATTCATTGAAAACATTGATCCACGGGATGGATGCTGGACACTATGTCTTTTACTCAACCAACGAAAGCAAAGACTGATAACAGGCCAGAAACTCAGGAGAATACTAAACGAATGCACAAGTATACCTTCATGGCTGTTGGATGATTGCTTTACTCAAGTAGGAGATTCTGCCGAGACACTAAGTTTACTCTGGCCTCAGATTAAACCCAACATACAAAATATAGAATACAAATTCAAAGACGCAACAGATGAGATTTACTCTACTGTAAAAATAACAGACTCTCTTCACTCATGGATGGAAACAGTACTGCCTTTATTAAAAAGCAAAACTGATACAGAACAAAGACATTCAATGATTGAGTTATGGAAAAATATACCAGATGATCATCATTATCTGGTCAATAAGCTGATCACGGGAGGGTTCCGAATCGGGGTATCCAAGGGGCTTGTCGTAAAGAGTATTGCTCAGGCTTATGAAATCAATGAAAGCACAGTAATCGAACGTCTGATGAAATCCGAGGCTACAACGCAAAATTGGTTTAAAGAATTGGTCAAACCGCGACAAGAAGAAGAGGATGATCGCGGAGCCATTCCTTATCCCTTTTATTTAGCAAGTCCTGTAAATCTTGAACAGTTAAAAGCGTCGCCTGTCCAAGACTGGAGCTTAGAGTGCAAATGGGATGGCATACGCGGTCAATTAATACGCCGTCAATCAGGAATATTTCTATGGAGTAGGGGGGAGGAGCTAATCAATATATCATTCCCAGAAATAATTAATCTGGCAGAACAGTTACCTTACGGAACTGTGCTTGACGGAGAAATAATTTGCTGGAGAGATGATGCAAAGCAACCAATGACGTTCGCAAGTCTACAGAAAAGACTTGGGAGAAAATCAATAACTAAATTGCTATTACAAGAATGTCCTGTCAAATTTGTTGCTTACGATTTAATAGAGCATGAGAGTAAAGACCAAAGGAGCAAACCACTCAACGAAAGGAAGAAAATATTAGAAGTTATCCATAGAAATCTCAATCACAATGATCTGGTCTTAGGGGAATGCAAATCAATATCAAATTGGAGTGAATTGGAAAAAGCAAGAGATGAAACAACTGAACAAGGAGCGGAAGGATTAATGATTAAAAAAATAGATTCGATCTATCTATCAGGCAGGAGGAAAGGATCTTGGTGGAAGTATAAGCATGATCCAATGACATTAGATGTGGTGTTAATCTATGCACAAGCAGGGACTGGAAAGCGTGCGAACCTTTTTACAGATTATACCTTTGCATTATGGGATGAACCAAGGACATCGATTAGAACGAGGAAACTGATTACATTTGCGAAAGCATATTCAGGACTGAAGAATGATGAAATTATTCATCTCGATCGCTGGATCAGAAAGCATACAATAGAACGCTTTGGACCTACACGCGTAGTTGAACAAAAGCAAGTATTTGAAATTGCGTTTGAGGGTGTGATGGAATCGAAACGACATAAATGTGGCTTAGCAGTTAGATTTCCTAGAATCGTCCGATGGAGAGTCGATAAAAAAGCTGCAGAAGCAGATTGCCTAGAGCACGCACAAGCGCTTTGTAAAAAAGATTAA
- a CDS encoding carbohydrate ABC transporter permease gives MALPSTSKQRSTLIAWGFLAPALLLLSLSVLVPAFMALVISFTQTGLDVTEPLKFIGFANFQRLLGDPMFYQVLGTTLIYLFGVVPPIVIGALTLAVLVNRILPGVHILRAAFYTPVLVSIVVAAIAFRWLYAENGLINGWLSALFGQGFVPIDFLTNPFLALPSVMLVTLWKGLGYYMVIFLGGLQGIPKELYEAAELDGSEGWRKHVDITLPLLRPYVTLVAVISAIAATKVFEEVFLMTQGGPADSTRTLVYYVYDQAFAELEISYACTVGLALFLLVLLLTAIRLAFGGERSLI, from the coding sequence ATGGCTCTGCCTTCAACGTCCAAACAGCGATCGACGCTCATTGCTTGGGGATTTTTAGCTCCCGCTCTCCTTCTTTTGAGCCTTTCCGTCTTGGTTCCGGCCTTCATGGCTCTGGTGATTAGTTTCACGCAAACAGGTTTAGACGTTACCGAGCCACTCAAATTCATCGGCTTCGCCAACTTTCAGCGACTCCTCGGCGATCCAATGTTTTATCAGGTGCTTGGCACCACTCTGATTTACTTATTCGGCGTCGTTCCACCCATTGTGATCGGCGCCCTAACCCTGGCGGTTCTTGTCAATCGAATCCTTCCCGGTGTGCACATCCTGCGCGCTGCTTTCTATACGCCAGTTTTGGTCTCGATTGTTGTGGCTGCCATCGCTTTTCGTTGGCTCTATGCCGAAAACGGTTTAATTAACGGTTGGCTTAGCGCTTTGTTTGGTCAGGGATTCGTCCCCATTGATTTTTTAACCAATCCCTTTTTGGCCCTTCCCTCAGTGATGCTTGTCACCCTGTGGAAAGGCTTGGGTTACTACATGGTGATCTTTCTGGGAGGACTGCAAGGAATCCCGAAGGAACTTTATGAAGCCGCTGAATTGGATGGAAGTGAAGGTTGGCGGAAGCATGTTGATATCACTCTGCCGTTGCTCCGTCCGTACGTGACCCTTGTGGCTGTGATCTCGGCGATTGCTGCAACAAAGGTGTTTGAGGAGGTTTTTCTGATGACACAGGGAGGTCCTGCAGACTCAACGCGCACCCTTGTGTATTACGTCTATGACCAGGCATTTGCAGAACTAGAGATTAGTTATGCATGCACGGTTGGACTCGCTCTGTTCCTATTGGTTTTGTTACTGACTGCCATTCGACTTGCGTTCGGAGGAGAACGAAGCCTGATTTAG